The Micromonospora sp. NBC_00421 genome contains a region encoding:
- a CDS encoding inositol-3-phosphate synthase → MRTGVWLVGARGSVATTGIVGGLALRAGLTGPTGCVTELPDLRGPALPGFADLVFGGHDVATTPLTKRAEALAAAGVLPGRLATALAADLAAVEDDLRPAPTGGSQAERAAAITADLTAFRERHRLDRVVVVNVSATEPAPPPHPGHADPDALRAALAGPDEVLPPSSLYAYAAVEAGCPYVDFTPSTGLRLPALAALAAQRGLPYAGHDGKTGETLVKSVLAPMFAMRHLAVRSWSGVNLLGGGDGATLAEPGANAAKVDSKQRVLGETLGYVPQGGTRIEYVEDLGDFKTAWDLITFAGFLGTGMRMEFTWHGCDSALAAPLVLDLARLAAAAHAAGRVGPLPELAFFFKDPIDSPTHSLSEQWQRLVDFTRELHAFTRELHAGGAG, encoded by the coding sequence ATGCGTACGGGTGTCTGGCTGGTGGGAGCGCGCGGTTCCGTCGCGACCACCGGCATCGTCGGGGGGCTCGCCCTACGGGCCGGCCTCACCGGCCCCACGGGCTGCGTCACCGAACTGCCCGACCTGCGTGGGCCGGCCCTGCCCGGCTTCGCCGACCTGGTCTTCGGCGGCCACGACGTGGCCACCACCCCGCTGACCAAGCGGGCCGAGGCGCTCGCCGCCGCCGGGGTCCTGCCCGGGCGACTGGCCACCGCGCTCGCCGCCGACCTGGCCGCCGTCGAGGACGACCTGCGGCCCGCGCCGACCGGCGGCAGTCAGGCCGAACGGGCCGCCGCGATCACCGCCGACCTGACCGCGTTCCGCGAGCGGCACCGGCTGGACCGGGTGGTGGTGGTCAACGTCTCGGCCACCGAACCGGCCCCGCCGCCGCACCCCGGCCACGCCGACCCGGACGCCCTGCGCGCCGCGCTCGCCGGCCCCGACGAGGTGCTGCCGCCCAGCTCGCTGTACGCGTACGCGGCCGTCGAGGCGGGCTGCCCGTACGTCGACTTCACCCCGTCCACCGGGCTGCGCCTGCCGGCGCTCGCGGCGCTTGCCGCCCAGCGCGGCCTGCCGTACGCCGGGCACGACGGCAAGACCGGGGAGACCCTGGTCAAGTCGGTGCTCGCCCCGATGTTCGCGATGCGTCACCTCGCGGTGCGCTCCTGGTCCGGGGTCAACCTGCTCGGCGGCGGCGACGGGGCGACCCTGGCCGAGCCGGGCGCCAACGCCGCCAAGGTGGACAGCAAGCAGCGGGTGCTCGGCGAGACGCTCGGCTACGTGCCGCAGGGCGGCACCCGGATCGAGTACGTCGAGGACCTGGGCGACTTCAAGACCGCCTGGGATCTGATCACCTTCGCCGGGTTCCTCGGCACCGGGATGCGGATGGAGTTCACCTGGCACGGCTGCGACTCCGCGCTGGCCGCCCCACTGGTGCTCGACCTGGCCCGGCTCGCCGCCGCCGCGCACGCCGCCGGGCGCGTCGGACCCCTGCCCGAGCTGGCGTTCTTCTTCAAGGACCCGATCGACTCGCCCACCCACTCGCTGAGCGAGCAGTGGCAGCGGCTCGTCGACTTCACCCGGGAGTTGCACGCCTTCACCCGGGAACTGCACGCCGGGGGTGCCGGGTGA
- a CDS encoding alkaline phosphatase family protein — MSRRLVVLDVVGLTPRLLAHMPRLRAVAEQGFSAELGTVLPAVTCSAQATLLTGEPPAGHGIVGNGWYFRDLGEVLLWRQHHALVGGEKVWQAARRVEPGYTVANVCWWYAMGADVDWTVTPRPIYYADGRKEPDCWTDPPELHDTLTDALGTFPLFTYWGPGAGLPSSRWICRAAERILADQAPDLTLVYVPHLDYDLQRFGPSSPRAAAAAAELDAVLAPLLDAARAADATVVALSEYGITEVSRPVDVNRLLRAEGLLRVYTQDGMEYLDPWTSRAFAVADHQIAHVYVKDPADVAAVAKLCAGLPGVAEVLDAEGKAAAGLDHERAGELVLVAEPDSWFTYYYWLDDDRAPDFARNVEIHRKPGYDPAELFFDPAAPGAAKRRAGIALARKKLGMRYLMSVVGLDAGARAVRGSHGRLPADPADGPVLICSDPSAARDTFAATEVKALLLDLAGLGPATAPTAAAGAGAVPTAAAGADAVPTGAVPAGADAGAVSADPTGPPGTGERR; from the coding sequence GTGAGCCGCCGGCTGGTGGTGCTGGACGTGGTCGGGCTGACCCCCCGGCTGCTGGCCCACATGCCCCGGCTGCGTGCCGTCGCCGAGCAGGGTTTCTCGGCCGAGCTGGGTACAGTGCTGCCGGCGGTGACCTGCTCGGCGCAGGCCACCCTGCTGACCGGCGAGCCGCCGGCCGGGCACGGCATCGTCGGCAACGGCTGGTACTTCCGCGACCTCGGCGAGGTGCTGCTGTGGCGGCAGCACCACGCGCTGGTCGGCGGGGAGAAGGTCTGGCAGGCGGCCCGCCGGGTCGAGCCCGGCTACACGGTGGCCAACGTCTGCTGGTGGTACGCGATGGGCGCGGACGTCGACTGGACCGTCACGCCCCGGCCGATCTACTACGCCGACGGGCGCAAGGAACCGGACTGCTGGACCGATCCGCCGGAGCTGCACGACACGCTCACCGACGCCCTGGGCACCTTCCCCCTGTTCACCTACTGGGGCCCGGGGGCCGGGCTGCCCTCGTCCCGGTGGATCTGCCGGGCGGCCGAGCGGATCCTCGCCGACCAGGCCCCCGACCTGACCCTGGTGTACGTACCGCACCTCGACTACGACCTGCAACGCTTCGGCCCGTCCTCGCCCCGGGCGGCCGCCGCGGCGGCGGAGCTGGACGCGGTGCTCGCCCCACTGCTGGACGCCGCGCGGGCCGCCGACGCGACAGTGGTGGCGCTATCCGAGTACGGCATCACCGAGGTCTCCCGCCCGGTGGACGTCAACCGGCTGCTACGCGCCGAGGGGCTGCTGCGGGTCTACACCCAGGACGGCATGGAATACCTGGACCCGTGGACGTCCCGGGCGTTCGCCGTCGCCGACCACCAGATCGCCCACGTCTACGTGAAGGACCCGGCGGACGTGGCGGCGGTGGCGAAGCTCTGCGCCGGGCTGCCCGGGGTGGCCGAGGTGCTCGACGCCGAGGGCAAGGCGGCGGCCGGGCTGGACCACGAGCGGGCCGGCGAACTGGTGCTGGTGGCCGAGCCGGACTCCTGGTTCACCTACTACTACTGGCTGGACGACGACCGCGCCCCGGACTTCGCCCGCAACGTCGAGATCCACCGCAAGCCCGGGTACGACCCGGCGGAGCTGTTCTTCGACCCGGCCGCACCGGGGGCGGCGAAACGGCGGGCGGGGATCGCCCTGGCCCGCAAGAAGCTCGGCATGCGGTACCTGATGAGCGTGGTCGGTCTGGACGCGGGGGCGCGGGCGGTCCGTGGCTCGCACGGCCGGTTGCCGGCCGACCCGGCGGACGGGCCGGTGCTGATCTGCTCCGACCCGTCCGCCGCCCGGGACACCTTCGCCGCCACCGAGGTCAAGGCGTTGCTGCTGGACCTGGCCGGTCTGGGCCCGGCCACCGCGCCGACGGCTGCGGCCGGCGCTGGTGCCGTACCGACGGCTGCGGCGGGTGCGGATGCCGTACCGACGGGTGCGGTGCCGGCCGGGGCGGATGCCGGCGCGGTGTCGGCGGACCCGACCGGTCCGCCGGGCACGGGGGAGCGGCGGTGA
- a CDS encoding sugar phosphate isomerase/epimerase family protein — MTVPQPTGPAGSSQRGPTTGDGVPAGGVDRLRFGYGTNGFANHRLDDALTVLADLGYEGIALTLDHDHLDPYAPGLARRVDAVARRLAALGLGVVVETGARFLLDPWRKHAPTLLHDDPAGRVDFLERAVRVGADLGAEAVSFWAGVRPGHVTPEVARDRLVAGCATVVAAADRAGVTLGFEPEPGMLVEDIAGWRWLRHALGEPACFGITLDIGHCRCLESATVPDCVHQVAEHLVNVQIDDMRRGVHEHLEFGTGEIDFPPVLRALADGGYRGLVAVELPRHSHAAPTVAARSLDFLRTAARQAGLTPDTRPAPVGADRTTGVD; from the coding sequence ATGACCGTCCCGCAGCCCACTGGCCCGGCCGGCAGCTCGCAGCGCGGCCCGACCACGGGCGACGGTGTGCCCGCCGGCGGGGTGGACCGGCTCCGGTTCGGCTACGGCACCAACGGGTTCGCCAACCACCGGCTCGACGACGCCCTGACGGTGCTGGCCGACCTCGGCTACGAGGGGATCGCGCTCACCCTGGACCACGACCACCTCGACCCGTACGCGCCGGGGCTGGCCCGCCGGGTCGACGCGGTGGCGCGGCGGCTGGCCGCGCTCGGCCTCGGCGTGGTGGTCGAGACCGGCGCCCGGTTCCTGCTCGACCCGTGGCGTAAACACGCCCCGACGCTGCTGCACGACGACCCGGCCGGTCGGGTCGACTTCCTGGAACGGGCGGTACGGGTCGGCGCGGACCTCGGCGCGGAGGCGGTCTCCTTCTGGGCCGGGGTCCGGCCCGGCCACGTCACCCCGGAGGTCGCCCGCGACCGGCTGGTCGCCGGGTGCGCCACGGTGGTCGCCGCCGCCGACCGGGCCGGGGTGACCCTGGGCTTCGAGCCGGAGCCCGGGATGCTCGTCGAGGACATCGCCGGCTGGCGGTGGCTGCGCCACGCCCTCGGCGAGCCGGCGTGCTTCGGCATCACCCTCGACATCGGACACTGCCGGTGCCTGGAGTCGGCGACCGTGCCCGACTGCGTGCACCAGGTGGCCGAACACCTGGTCAACGTGCAGATCGACGACATGCGCCGGGGGGTGCACGAGCACCTGGAGTTCGGCACCGGCGAGATCGACTTCCCGCCGGTGCTGCGCGCCCTGGCCGACGGCGGCTACCGGGGGCTGGTCGCCGTGGAACTGCCCCGGCACTCGCACGCCGCGCCCACCGTGGCGGCCCGGTCGCTGGACTTCCTGCGGACCGCCGCCCGGCAGGCCGGCCTCACCCCGGACACGCGACCCGCGCCGGTCGGGGCCGACCGCACCACCGGGGTGGACTGA
- the eboE gene encoding metabolite traffic protein EboE — MRLRHADGSTVHLGYCTNVHPAEDTAGVLAQLDTYALPVREALGSDLLGLGLWLAAPVAAELAADPAARRRLRAELTHRGLEVVTLNGFPYAAFQAPVVKGAVYHPDWTTGQRLRYTLDLARVLADLLPDDAARGSISTLPLAWRQPWDAAHADTARRRLAALTAGLAEVERDTGRPVRVGFEPEPGCVVESSGQAAALLSGLDPDRLGICLDLAHLACAWEEPVEALARLRAAGLPVVKVQVSAALESADPVADAEALGRWVEPRFLHQTRTAGCAHAVDPADPAYAADDLDAALAARLPGAWRVHYHVPLHAPPEPPLTSTLPVLRTALGALLGGPTAGCDHLDVETYTWGVLPAARRPRTDAELAVGIAAELAFARDELVTLGLSPVDRATPDRATNGLSPVDRAIPTILGARR, encoded by the coding sequence ATGCGGCTGCGGCACGCCGACGGCAGCACCGTCCACCTCGGCTACTGCACCAACGTGCACCCCGCCGAGGACACCGCCGGCGTCCTCGCCCAACTCGACACGTACGCGCTGCCGGTGCGCGAGGCGCTCGGCTCGGACCTGCTCGGCCTGGGGCTGTGGCTGGCCGCCCCGGTCGCCGCCGAGCTGGCCGCCGACCCGGCCGCCCGGCGTCGGCTGCGCGCCGAGCTGACCCACCGGGGACTGGAGGTGGTCACCCTCAACGGCTTCCCGTACGCGGCCTTCCAGGCCCCGGTGGTCAAGGGCGCGGTCTACCACCCGGACTGGACCACCGGGCAGCGACTGCGATACACCCTCGACCTGGCCCGGGTGCTTGCCGACCTGCTACCCGACGACGCCGCCCGGGGATCGATCTCCACCCTGCCACTGGCCTGGCGGCAGCCCTGGGACGCGGCCCACGCCGACACTGCCCGCCGCCGGCTCGCCGCGCTCACCGCGGGGTTGGCCGAGGTGGAACGGGACACCGGCCGCCCGGTGCGGGTGGGCTTCGAGCCGGAACCGGGCTGCGTGGTGGAGAGCAGCGGGCAGGCCGCCGCGCTGCTGTCCGGTCTGGACCCGGACCGGCTCGGCATCTGTCTCGACCTGGCCCATCTCGCCTGCGCCTGGGAGGAGCCCGTCGAGGCGCTGGCCCGGTTGCGCGCCGCCGGCCTGCCGGTGGTCAAGGTGCAGGTCTCCGCCGCCCTGGAGTCGGCCGACCCGGTCGCCGACGCCGAGGCGCTGGGCCGCTGGGTCGAGCCACGCTTCCTGCACCAGACCCGGACCGCCGGCTGCGCCCACGCCGTCGACCCGGCTGACCCGGCGTACGCGGCCGACGACCTGGACGCCGCGCTGGCCGCGCGGTTGCCGGGGGCCTGGCGGGTGCACTACCACGTGCCGCTGCACGCCCCGCCCGAGCCGCCGCTGACCTCGACCCTGCCGGTGTTGCGCACCGCGCTGGGCGCGCTGCTCGGCGGCCCGACCGCCGGCTGCGACCACCTGGACGTCGAGACGTACACGTGGGGGGTGCTGCCGGCGGCACGGCGTCCACGCACCGACGCGGAGCTGGCCGTCGGGATCGCCGCCGAGCTGGCCTTCGCCCGCGACGAACTGGTCACCCTCGGCCTTAGCCCGGTCGACCGAGCCACCCCCGACCGGGCGACCAACGGCCTTAGCCCGGTCGACCGAGCCATCCCGACGATCCTGGGAGCACGACGATGA
- a CDS encoding Gfo/Idh/MocA family protein — protein sequence MSTHHSELRVGMIGYSFMGAAHSQAWRTVNRVYDLPARVRMAQICGRDAAKVAEAADRLGWDTHTTDWRALVASDDIDVVDICTPGDSHAEIALAALAAGKHVICEKPLANTVDEAREMTAAAATAGAAGVRSMCGFNYRRVPAVALMRQLVAEGRLGTIRHVRATYLQDWIVDPQFPLVWRLQKDKAGSGALGDIGAHIIDLTQYVTGQLITGVSAVTETFVKERPLPGESSGLAAQVDGSATATGTVTVDDAAIFVARLDDGALATYEATRFATGRKNALRVEINGSLGSVVFDLERLNELEFYDASRPATEQGFARILVTEAEHPYMSAWWPPGHIIGYEHSFTHEMRDFVEAVATGVDPTPSFADALQVQLVLDAVTRSAELGSQWTDVEPALAALAV from the coding sequence TTGTCCACTCACCACAGCGAACTCCGGGTCGGCATGATCGGCTACTCGTTCATGGGCGCCGCGCACTCACAGGCGTGGCGCACCGTGAACCGGGTGTACGACCTGCCCGCCCGGGTGCGGATGGCACAGATCTGCGGCCGGGACGCCGCGAAGGTCGCCGAGGCAGCCGACCGGCTGGGCTGGGACACGCACACCACAGACTGGCGTGCCCTGGTCGCCTCGGACGACATCGACGTGGTCGACATCTGCACACCAGGTGACAGCCACGCCGAGATCGCGCTCGCCGCGCTCGCCGCCGGTAAGCACGTGATCTGCGAGAAACCGCTGGCCAACACGGTGGACGAGGCGCGGGAGATGACCGCCGCCGCAGCCACCGCCGGGGCCGCCGGGGTCCGGTCGATGTGCGGGTTCAACTACCGCCGGGTGCCCGCCGTCGCCCTGATGCGACAGCTGGTCGCCGAAGGCCGGCTCGGGACGATCCGCCACGTCCGCGCGACGTACCTGCAGGACTGGATCGTCGATCCGCAGTTCCCGCTGGTCTGGAGGTTGCAGAAGGACAAGGCGGGCTCCGGTGCGCTCGGCGACATCGGGGCGCACATCATCGACCTGACCCAGTACGTGACCGGGCAACTGATCACCGGGGTCAGCGCGGTGACCGAGACGTTCGTCAAGGAGCGTCCCCTGCCGGGTGAGTCGAGCGGCCTGGCCGCGCAGGTCGACGGCAGCGCGACGGCGACCGGCACGGTCACCGTCGACGACGCCGCGATCTTCGTGGCCAGGCTCGACGACGGCGCGCTCGCCACGTACGAGGCGACCCGGTTCGCCACCGGCCGCAAGAACGCCCTCCGGGTGGAGATCAACGGTTCGCTCGGTTCGGTGGTGTTCGACCTGGAACGCCTCAACGAACTGGAGTTCTACGACGCCTCCCGGCCGGCGACCGAGCAGGGATTCGCCCGGATCCTGGTCACCGAGGCGGAGCACCCGTACATGTCGGCGTGGTGGCCGCCGGGCCACATCATCGGCTACGAGCACTCCTTCACCCACGAGATGCGCGACTTCGTCGAGGCGGTCGCCACCGGCGTCGACCCGACCCCGTCGTTCGCCGACGCGTTGCAGGTCCAGTTGGTGCTGGACGCGGTGACCCGCTCGGCGGAACTCGGTTCGCAGTGGACCGACGTCGAGCCGGCCCTGGCCGCGCTCGCCGTCTGA
- a CDS encoding EboA domain-containing protein: MTPDRLRAALEGVPDPDWLETALRRVAAEPGTVARYFPAAARRCGRHELPAAPGWTADEAARTLLLVALPADLAAGQAEEVYRYGDAAEKRAVLKALPLLPIGTAGVSLLHDAIRTNDTRLVAAALGPYARHLAPEAWRQAVLKCVFIGVPLAAVADLDTRADGELAAMLAALAAERHAAGRQLPADATALLDRLTIREA; the protein is encoded by the coding sequence ATGACACCGGATCGACTGCGGGCCGCGCTGGAGGGCGTACCCGATCCCGACTGGCTGGAGACCGCGCTGCGCCGCGTCGCGGCCGAGCCCGGCACGGTGGCGCGGTACTTCCCGGCCGCCGCCCGGCGGTGCGGCCGGCACGAGCTGCCTGCCGCACCCGGCTGGACCGCCGACGAGGCGGCCCGGACGCTGCTGCTTGTCGCGCTCCCCGCCGACCTGGCCGCCGGGCAGGCCGAGGAGGTGTACCGGTACGGCGACGCCGCCGAGAAGCGGGCCGTGCTCAAGGCCCTGCCGCTGCTGCCGATCGGGACGGCCGGGGTGTCGCTGCTGCACGACGCGATCCGCACCAACGACACCCGGCTGGTCGCCGCCGCGCTCGGCCCGTACGCCCGGCACCTGGCACCGGAGGCCTGGCGGCAGGCGGTGCTCAAGTGCGTCTTCATCGGGGTGCCGCTGGCCGCCGTCGCCGACCTGGACACCCGCGCCGACGGGGAGCTGGCCGCGATGCTCGCCGCGCTCGCCGCGGAACGGCACGCCGCCGGCCGGCAGCTCCCCGCCGACGCCACCGCACTGCTCGACCGGCTCACCATCAGGGAGGCGTGA
- a CDS encoding SCO3242 family prenyltransferase, translating into MTSLADLAELVRAPAALSVPGDLVAGAAAAGVLGPRTAGLAGASVLLYWAGMAANDWADRGLDAEERPERPIPSGRVSPSAAAGIAAGLTVAGLGLAAAVGGRRATAVALPLAATIWGYDVVAKNTAAGPAVMAACRGLDVLLGASPGRPVRALPAALTVAAHTWTVTALSRREVTGADAALPRRTLAGTALVALAATTLPRPTGRPSPGDDAVPASTGAAGVGRSLAAALPVGLAGWYVARYGGAQVRVAADPTAGRVRAAVGAGITGLPSLQGALTARAGAGLLGALVALAAPLGGRLARKLSPT; encoded by the coding sequence GTGACCAGCCTGGCCGACCTGGCCGAGCTGGTCCGGGCACCGGCCGCGCTCTCCGTACCCGGGGATCTGGTGGCCGGGGCGGCGGCGGCCGGAGTGCTCGGTCCGCGTACCGCCGGGTTGGCCGGGGCGTCGGTGCTGCTCTACTGGGCCGGGATGGCCGCCAACGACTGGGCCGACCGTGGGCTGGACGCCGAGGAACGACCGGAACGACCGATCCCCAGCGGCCGGGTCAGCCCGAGCGCCGCCGCCGGGATCGCCGCCGGGCTCACCGTGGCCGGCCTGGGCCTGGCCGCCGCCGTGGGCGGCCGGCGGGCCACCGCCGTCGCGCTCCCGCTCGCCGCCACCATCTGGGGGTACGACGTGGTGGCCAAGAACACCGCCGCCGGCCCCGCCGTGATGGCCGCCTGCCGAGGGCTGGACGTGCTGCTCGGCGCGTCGCCGGGTCGACCGGTCCGGGCGCTGCCGGCGGCGTTGACAGTCGCCGCGCACACCTGGACGGTCACCGCCCTGTCCCGACGCGAGGTGACCGGCGCCGACGCCGCCCTGCCCCGGCGTACCCTCGCCGGCACCGCGCTCGTCGCGTTGGCCGCCACCACCCTGCCCCGCCCCACCGGTCGACCGTCCCCGGGGGACGACGCGGTGCCGGCGTCGACCGGCGCGGCCGGTGTCGGCCGCTCGCTCGCCGCCGCGCTGCCGGTCGGCCTGGCCGGCTGGTACGTCGCCCGCTACGGCGGCGCGCAGGTCCGGGTGGCCGCAGACCCCACCGCCGGCCGGGTCCGGGCGGCCGTCGGGGCCGGGATCACCGGCCTGCCGTCGTTGCAGGGCGCGCTCACCGCCCGGGCCGGCGCCGGCCTGCTCGGTGCGCTTGTCGCCCTCGCCGCGCCGCTCGGCGGCCGGTTGGCCCGGAAGCTCTCCCCGACATGA
- a CDS encoding TatD family hydrolase: protein MRIFDPHIHMTSRTTDDYERMAAAGVRAVVEPAFWLGQPRTSAASFADYFDSLIGWEPFRAAQFGVRHHATVALNPKESNDPRCRPVLDLLPRYLEKDAVVAVGEIGYDDMTPAEDEAFATQLALAVDHDLPALVHTPHRDKARGVERSLAVVAESGIAPGRVALDHLNEVTVKLARDSGCWLGFSIYPDTKMSPPRMVELLRTYGTERMLVNSAADWGRSDPLLTRATGEAMLAAGFTDDDVDLVLWRNPVEFYGQSGRLDLTDLDAPATGTFEGNSILRGGD, encoded by the coding sequence ATGCGCATCTTCGACCCGCACATCCACATGACGTCGCGGACCACCGACGACTACGAGCGGATGGCCGCCGCCGGGGTCCGCGCCGTGGTCGAGCCGGCCTTCTGGCTGGGGCAGCCGCGCACCAGCGCCGCCTCCTTCGCCGACTACTTCGACTCGCTGATCGGCTGGGAGCCGTTCCGGGCCGCACAGTTCGGGGTCCGGCACCACGCCACCGTGGCGCTGAACCCCAAGGAGTCCAACGACCCGCGCTGCCGCCCGGTGCTCGACCTGCTGCCCCGCTACCTGGAGAAGGACGCCGTGGTCGCGGTCGGCGAGATCGGCTACGACGACATGACGCCGGCCGAGGACGAGGCGTTCGCCACCCAGCTCGCCCTGGCCGTCGACCACGACCTGCCCGCCCTGGTGCACACCCCGCACCGGGACAAGGCGCGCGGCGTCGAGCGCAGCCTCGCGGTGGTCGCCGAGAGCGGCATCGCGCCCGGCCGGGTGGCGTTGGACCACCTCAACGAGGTGACCGTGAAGCTGGCCCGGGACAGCGGCTGCTGGCTGGGCTTCTCGATCTACCCGGACACCAAGATGTCGCCGCCGCGGATGGTGGAGCTGCTGCGCACGTACGGCACCGAGCGGATGCTCGTCAACTCGGCCGCCGACTGGGGCCGCTCCGACCCGCTGCTGACCCGGGCCACCGGCGAGGCGATGCTGGCCGCCGGGTTCACCGACGACGACGTCGACCTGGTGCTCTGGCGCAACCCGGTGGAGTTCTACGGGCAGTCCGGTCGGCTCGACCTGACCGACCTGGACGCCCCGGCCACCGGCACCTTCGAGGGCAACTCCATCCTGCGCGGCGGCGACTGA